A window from Candidatus Krumholzibacteriota bacterium encodes these proteins:
- the ald gene encoding alanine dehydrogenase, producing the protein MIIGVPKEIKEDEYRVALIPVGAETLVKNGHKVLVQKGAGKGSGFEDKEYREAGAAIVAKAADIFRRSDMIIKVKEPQPVEIKKCRKNQIIFTYFHFAASRSLTEGMARSGATCIAYETMADEDGSLPLLIPMSEVAGRMAVQEGAKYLERPMEGTGLLLGGVPGVEPAKVAIIGGGIVGANAAKMAAGLGAKVTILDIDLERLRYLSDVLPANVTTLMSNPENIRRSVAESNLVIGAVLIRGAKAPRLVTKKMLKSMKKGSVIVDVAVDQGGCIETIKPTTHTNPTYIINGVVHYGVANMPGAVARTSTYALTNATLPFAVKIANDGFEKAAKKSGIIWTGVNILNGSITDRAVAKAFRKKYTPLEELL; encoded by the coding sequence ATGATTATAGGTGTACCAAAGGAGATTAAAGAGGATGAATACCGCGTTGCTCTTATCCCCGTCGGCGCGGAAACCCTTGTAAAAAACGGCCATAAGGTTCTCGTGCAGAAAGGGGCGGGAAAAGGGAGCGGCTTTGAAGACAAGGAATACCGTGAAGCCGGCGCGGCAATAGTCGCCAAAGCTGCTGATATCTTCCGCCGCAGCGACATGATCATAAAGGTAAAGGAACCTCAGCCCGTTGAGATCAAAAAGTGCCGTAAAAACCAGATTATATTTACCTACTTCCATTTCGCCGCCAGCCGCTCACTTACCGAAGGCATGGCACGGAGCGGAGCAACGTGTATAGCGTACGAGACAATGGCGGATGAAGACGGTTCACTGCCTCTTTTGATACCTATGAGCGAAGTGGCGGGAAGGATGGCCGTGCAGGAAGGCGCGAAATACCTCGAACGTCCCATGGAGGGAACCGGTCTTCTTCTCGGCGGAGTGCCGGGGGTTGAACCCGCCAAGGTTGCCATAATCGGCGGAGGTATAGTCGGGGCAAACGCCGCGAAAATGGCCGCCGGGCTGGGAGCGAAAGTGACAATCCTCGACATCGATCTCGAGAGATTGCGCTATCTCAGCGACGTCCTGCCGGCTAATGTAACTACGTTAATGTCCAATCCGGAAAATATCCGCAGATCGGTAGCTGAATCGAATCTCGTAATAGGAGCTGTTCTTATAAGGGGAGCAAAAGCCCCGCGTCTGGTTACGAAGAAAATGCTCAAGTCTATGAAAAAGGGTTCCGTCATTGTGGATGTCGCTGTTGATCAGGGCGGCTGTATAGAAACCATTAAGCCCACAACACACACCAACCCGACTTATATCATTAACGGCGTAGTCCACTACGGCGTCGCAAATATGCCGGGAGCTGTCGCGAGAACCTCAACATACGCTCTTACAAACGCCACTCTTCCTTTCGCCGTCAAGATCGCAAACGACGGCTTTGAAAAGGCGGCAAAGAAGAGCGGAATTATATGGACGGGTGTAAATATACTAAACGGCAGCATTACCGACAGAGCGGTAGCTAAAGCCTTCAGGAAGAAATACACACCGCTTGAAGAACTTCTGTAG
- a CDS encoding propionyl-CoA synthetase, translating into MKGDYKEQYNESIENPEIFWKKASEGIDWYKPPTEILDDSNKPFYRWFADGEMNTCYNALDRHVENGRADQTALIYDSPVTGKKEKFTYSDLLGRVSRFAGALSSLGVGRGDRVVIYMPMIPQAAVAMLACARIGAIHSVVFGGFAAHELAIRIDDANPKVVVSASCGIEVKKVIEYKPLLDKAIKLSKNKPEKSIVFQRKEAPAEMIEGRDIDWEEITRESKPVDCVPVKSTDPLYILYTSGTTGMPKGVVRDNGGHAVALKWSMKNVYGIDPGDVYWAASDVGWVVGHSYIVYGPLLHGCTTILYEGKPVRTPDAGAFWRVISEHRVKALFTAPTAFRAIKKEDPEGKLLEDYDLSGFKYLFLAGERLDPDTYDWAGDLLKVPVIDHWWQTETGWAIVANCMGIEQFEVKAGSSTKPVPGYQVEILDNQGQKLPAGEEGIVVIKLPLPPGTLTTIWRNDEKFKESYTDMFKGYYFTGDGGFIDEDGYVYIMGRVDDVINVAGHRLSTGGMEEVIATHPDIAECAVLGVADSFKGQLPVGFVVLKDGVNRDKDEIASELISMVRGEIGAVASFKKAIVVERLPKTRSGKILRGTIRKIADGKDFKVPSTIDDPDTLKEIEEHLHSEGYPKKD; encoded by the coding sequence ATGAAAGGCGATTACAAAGAGCAGTATAATGAATCTATAGAAAACCCTGAAATTTTCTGGAAAAAAGCCTCAGAGGGTATTGACTGGTACAAACCCCCGACTGAGATACTCGATGATTCAAATAAACCCTTCTACAGGTGGTTTGCCGACGGCGAAATGAACACCTGTTATAACGCGCTTGACAGGCACGTGGAAAACGGGAGGGCGGATCAAACAGCGCTTATCTACGACAGCCCGGTAACAGGGAAAAAGGAAAAGTTCACTTATAGCGATCTTTTGGGCAGAGTCAGCAGATTCGCGGGCGCTCTCTCCTCGCTCGGTGTCGGCAGGGGAGACCGGGTCGTTATATATATGCCGATGATTCCTCAGGCCGCTGTCGCTATGTTGGCGTGCGCCAGGATAGGGGCTATTCACTCCGTGGTCTTCGGAGGTTTCGCGGCCCATGAGCTGGCCATAAGGATAGACGACGCCAATCCCAAGGTGGTCGTCTCTGCTTCATGCGGAATAGAAGTAAAAAAAGTGATAGAATACAAACCCCTTCTTGATAAAGCAATTAAGCTTTCGAAGAACAAGCCGGAAAAGAGTATTGTTTTTCAGCGGAAAGAGGCTCCGGCGGAAATGATAGAGGGAAGGGATATAGACTGGGAAGAAATAACCCGTGAGAGCAAGCCCGTTGACTGTGTACCCGTCAAGTCAACTGATCCCCTTTATATTCTTTATACCTCCGGAACTACGGGTATGCCGAAGGGTGTTGTACGGGATAACGGAGGACACGCGGTAGCTTTGAAGTGGAGCATGAAGAACGTATACGGGATCGACCCGGGAGATGTATACTGGGCCGCGTCTGATGTGGGCTGGGTGGTCGGCCATTCGTATATTGTCTACGGACCTCTACTTCACGGATGTACTACCATCCTCTACGAGGGTAAACCCGTAAGAACACCCGACGCGGGCGCTTTCTGGCGTGTAATATCGGAGCACCGGGTCAAGGCCCTTTTTACCGCTCCAACAGCTTTCAGGGCAATAAAGAAGGAGGATCCCGAGGGCAAACTGCTTGAAGACTATGACCTGTCTGGATTTAAATATTTGTTTTTGGCCGGAGAGAGACTTGACCCCGACACTTATGACTGGGCGGGAGATTTACTTAAAGTTCCCGTGATAGATCACTGGTGGCAGACAGAGACAGGATGGGCAATTGTCGCGAACTGTATGGGGATAGAACAGTTCGAAGTAAAAGCGGGTTCCTCTACCAAGCCCGTGCCCGGCTATCAGGTCGAGATTCTTGATAATCAGGGACAGAAGCTCCCTGCCGGAGAAGAGGGAATAGTGGTTATCAAACTTCCGCTTCCCCCGGGAACGCTGACTACAATCTGGCGTAACGACGAGAAATTCAAAGAATCTTACACGGATATGTTCAAGGGGTACTACTTTACGGGCGACGGCGGCTTTATAGACGAAGACGGATATGTTTATATCATGGGGAGGGTTGACGATGTTATAAATGTCGCCGGCCACAGGCTTTCAACCGGAGGAATGGAAGAGGTTATCGCCACTCATCCCGATATAGCTGAATGTGCCGTTCTGGGGGTCGCCGATTCTTTCAAGGGGCAGCTGCCAGTGGGATTTGTAGTACTCAAAGACGGTGTAAACAGGGATAAGGATGAGATCGCGAGTGAACTTATCTCAATGGTGCGCGGTGAAATAGGAGCGGTCGCCAGCTTCAAAAAGGCGATAGTAGTGGAAAGACTGCCGAAAACGAGGTCTGGAAAGATATTGAGAGGGACGATCCGGAAGATAGCGGACGGCAAGGATTTCAAAGTTCCGTCGACTATAGACGACCCGGACACACTTAAAGAGATAGAAGAGCACCTTCACAGTGAAGGTTATCCGAAAAAGGATTAG
- a CDS encoding pyridoxine 5'-phosphate synthase gives MRLGVNIDHIATLREARKTIEPDPVTAAMMAEQGGADQITFHLREDRRHIQNRDVRLISEMAQTMVNQEMAASAEMQEIAMAMHPDSVTLVPEKREELTTEGGLNLLADGSKYGDIVTALKGGGIKTTAFIDPEISQIKAAAKMGFDAIEIHTGEYANISRGDRDAALGRLEDAAKTAVKYGLHVHAGHGLTYHNVRPVVLITEIEELNIGHSIISRAVFVGIERAVREMVEIIKR, from the coding sequence ATGAGACTGGGAGTAAATATAGACCATATTGCCACTTTGAGAGAAGCAAGAAAGACCATTGAACCGGATCCCGTGACCGCCGCGATGATGGCTGAACAGGGGGGCGCCGATCAGATAACCTTTCATTTGAGGGAAGACAGAAGGCATATACAGAACCGTGACGTCAGGCTTATAAGTGAAATGGCTCAGACTATGGTCAACCAGGAGATGGCGGCGAGTGCCGAAATGCAGGAGATAGCCATGGCAATGCATCCAGATTCTGTAACGCTGGTTCCCGAGAAGAGAGAGGAGCTGACAACTGAGGGCGGATTGAACCTTCTCGCCGACGGCAGTAAATACGGCGATATTGTGACGGCTCTGAAAGGGGGCGGGATAAAGACAACGGCTTTTATAGATCCGGAAATTTCCCAGATAAAGGCGGCGGCGAAGATGGGTTTTGACGCGATAGAAATCCACACGGGAGAATACGCGAATATCAGCCGCGGGGATCGTGATGCCGCACTGGGAAGACTGGAAGACGCGGCGAAAACAGCAGTCAAATACGGGCTTCACGTTCACGCCGGACACGGACTTACATACCATAACGTCAGGCCGGTAGTGCTGATTACAGAAATAGAAGAGCTTAATATCGGGCACAGCATCATCTCGAGAGCCGTATTTGTGGGAATTGAGCGGGCTGTAAGGGAAATGGTAGAAATTATAAAGCGGTGA
- a CDS encoding divergent polysaccharide deacetylase family protein, producing the protein MAAKKRKTKKQIAARLKIFAGLLALLVIIAFGTARYFSTTHGRIFLLDMGFGGKYEDVRRDIAGSLLEALKQYGIKKDTIEIIPGERVESGYIYLVRTNVPADCSLIKINNIIDMKVEEIGGRVRSCYERDSGNKIEMEIGTRNRVTHRCIISKSADAVLAPEKRPVVALVVDDFGFFNNRLVRDFLGLDINITVSVIPGLKYSKDICRLADKAGKDALCHLPMEPRGGADDCGSVPVVRVSMSDERIKGIVEDAISNTPGVVGMNNHQGSKATEDSRVMKAVLSVCRKHNLFFFDSLTSSKSVAGKIAPSMGMPSLRNDIFLDNRGADVRSNMVKIMDIAERRGWALGILHVRRESFKDLLWMEDEAGKRGISFVNLREIPRISKNSKG; encoded by the coding sequence TTGGCCGCGAAGAAGCGGAAAACAAAGAAGCAGATAGCGGCAAGACTCAAGATATTCGCGGGGCTTCTCGCACTTCTTGTCATAATTGCCTTTGGAACGGCAAGATATTTCAGCACCACTCACGGAAGAATATTTTTGCTTGATATGGGTTTCGGCGGAAAGTACGAAGATGTACGGAGAGATATCGCCGGCAGTCTTCTGGAAGCTCTTAAACAATACGGAATCAAGAAGGATACGATTGAGATCATACCGGGTGAGAGAGTAGAATCCGGGTATATATATCTTGTGAGAACCAACGTGCCCGCCGACTGTTCATTGATAAAGATAAATAATATAATAGACATGAAGGTCGAAGAAATAGGGGGGCGCGTCAGAAGCTGTTATGAAAGGGACTCCGGAAACAAAATAGAGATGGAGATAGGGACAAGAAACCGCGTTACTCACAGGTGTATTATATCAAAAAGCGCTGATGCTGTTCTTGCTCCTGAAAAGCGGCCGGTTGTGGCATTAGTGGTGGATGATTTCGGTTTTTTCAACAATAGACTGGTGAGGGATTTTCTCGGGCTTGATATAAACATTACCGTATCTGTCATACCGGGGCTTAAATATTCAAAGGATATCTGCCGGCTTGCAGACAAAGCCGGGAAAGATGCTTTGTGTCACCTGCCCATGGAACCCAGAGGGGGAGCGGATGACTGCGGCAGCGTTCCTGTTGTGCGGGTCTCTATGAGTGATGAGAGGATTAAAGGAATTGTTGAAGACGCGATCTCTAATACCCCGGGAGTTGTGGGAATGAACAATCATCAGGGGTCAAAAGCTACCGAGGATTCAAGGGTGATGAAAGCGGTCCTCTCGGTATGCCGAAAGCACAACCTCTTCTTTTTCGACAGTCTTACCTCTTCTAAGTCGGTCGCGGGTAAAATCGCCCCTTCAATGGGCATGCCGTCTCTGAGGAACGATATTTTTCTCGATAACAGGGGGGCGGATGTCAGGAGTAATATGGTGAAAATAATGGATATCGCGGAAAGAAGAGGCTGGGCGCTCGGGATTCTGCATGTAAGGCGGGAAAGTTTCAAAGATCTGCTGTGGATGGAAGACGAAGCTGGAAAAAGGGGGATAAGTTTTGTAAATTTAAGGGAGATACCGAGGATATCAAAAAACAGCAAAGGATAA
- the rsmA gene encoding 16S rRNA (adenine(1518)-N(6)/adenine(1519)-N(6))-dimethyltransferase RsmA, giving the protein MADNMHRKPKKSLGQNYLVTDSVAGKIVEAIDPGPEELVFEIGPGKGALTSRLSESGADLVVFEIDRALADDLKCVFRDDKVEVVNEDVLKVDFEAEALRRKKEEYKVIGNIPYMLTSSILIRIPEWEGCTRAVIMVQKEVSERVAALPGDSRCGLLSVFLQSYLKVEKVLKVAAGSFYPRPGVESAVLRFTRDPKERAPENRGLYFKFLKKAFSKRRKKLRNVLFRKKDSDKRERAERLEDLSGVDLGKRAEELTLDDWFCLFSSYLEIG; this is encoded by the coding sequence TTGGCAGACAATATGCACAGGAAACCGAAAAAGAGCCTCGGGCAGAATTATCTTGTGACCGACTCTGTCGCGGGCAAAATAGTTGAGGCGATTGATCCCGGCCCTGAAGAATTAGTCTTCGAGATAGGTCCGGGCAAAGGAGCTCTTACTTCGCGCCTTTCAGAAAGCGGAGCTGACCTTGTGGTTTTTGAGATTGACAGGGCCCTCGCCGATGATCTGAAGTGTGTTTTCAGGGATGATAAGGTTGAAGTAGTTAATGAAGACGTGCTTAAAGTAGATTTTGAAGCGGAAGCGCTGAGAAGAAAAAAGGAGGAGTACAAAGTAATCGGAAATATTCCATATATGCTTACCAGCAGTATCCTCATCAGAATTCCCGAGTGGGAGGGCTGCACCCGGGCGGTTATTATGGTCCAGAAGGAAGTCTCAGAGCGCGTCGCGGCTCTTCCGGGTGACAGCAGGTGCGGCCTTCTGTCCGTTTTCCTGCAGAGCTACCTGAAAGTCGAGAAGGTGCTGAAGGTTGCCGCCGGCTCGTTCTACCCGCGGCCGGGCGTAGAAAGCGCGGTGCTCAGGTTTACCAGAGACCCGAAGGAGAGGGCGCCGGAGAACAGAGGCCTGTATTTTAAGTTTTTGAAGAAGGCCTTCTCGAAGCGGAGGAAGAAACTGAGAAATGTTCTTTTCAGAAAAAAAGACTCTGATAAAAGGGAAAGGGCTGAAAGGCTCGAAGACCTCTCGGGAGTCGATCTCGGCAAGAGGGCTGAAGAATTAACCCTGGACGATTGGTTCTGTTTGTTTTCTTCGTATTTGGAGATAGGATGA
- a CDS encoding YchF/TatD family DNA exonuclease, translating into MLIDSHVHLNMKKFAEDRESVIERALSSGVGEMVGISFDPESIDETLALSEKYGPLFAAVGIHPHEAEKWNMDIEDKIKKALFRKKVLAVGEIGLDYYRDLSPRDVQQEIFKKQIAIAIYFGKPIVVHCREAFDDVIEIIKREGAGEVGGIFHAFQGGTKEAEEILGLGFLVGIGGPVTYKNSRLPEAVKRLPSSGFVLETDCPYLPPVPYRGKRNEPSYVKLVAEKVADIKGVSPEDIERATESNYRRVLQNENSPAESISYSIKDNLYLNVTNFCTNDCRFCPAGKKNNELYGYNLNLLTEPEIEDIIESAAEELGRRAFKEIVFCGYGEPTARLDVILKVAETLKKYGIPVRLDTNGQGNMINKSDIVPRLEEYFDVVSVSMNAFDRDSYLRLCRPDAGYKAYDAVMEFITRAAESDMNCVVTAVDFPGVDIEKCRNAAENIPDVEFKVRNWQLDPPNNPRV; encoded by the coding sequence ATGCTTATTGACTCACACGTACACCTGAATATGAAGAAATTCGCGGAAGACCGCGAGAGTGTCATAGAGCGTGCGCTTTCATCCGGCGTGGGGGAAATGGTCGGTATCAGTTTTGACCCGGAATCGATTGACGAGACTTTAGCTCTCAGTGAAAAGTACGGTCCCCTGTTCGCGGCTGTGGGGATACATCCTCATGAAGCCGAAAAGTGGAATATGGATATTGAGGATAAGATAAAGAAGGCCCTTTTTAGAAAGAAAGTGTTGGCTGTCGGGGAAATAGGGCTGGATTACTACCGGGACCTTTCGCCGCGCGATGTTCAGCAGGAAATATTCAAAAAGCAGATCGCTATCGCGATCTATTTCGGGAAACCTATAGTAGTGCATTGCAGGGAAGCCTTCGATGACGTTATTGAGATAATTAAGCGGGAAGGGGCAGGGGAGGTAGGGGGGATATTTCACGCGTTTCAGGGGGGAACTAAAGAGGCGGAAGAGATTCTCGGGCTTGGTTTTCTTGTTGGAATAGGAGGCCCCGTTACATATAAAAACTCCCGTCTTCCCGAAGCAGTCAAACGCCTTCCTTCCAGCGGTTTTGTGCTCGAGACAGATTGTCCCTATCTGCCACCGGTCCCTTACAGAGGGAAGAGGAACGAGCCGTCCTACGTCAAACTTGTTGCCGAGAAAGTTGCTGATATAAAAGGCGTTTCCCCGGAAGATATCGAAAGAGCGACAGAATCAAATTATAGAAGAGTTCTTCAGAATGAAAACTCTCCCGCCGAGAGTATAAGCTACTCGATAAAGGATAATCTTTATCTTAACGTAACTAATTTTTGTACAAATGATTGCCGGTTCTGTCCCGCGGGAAAAAAGAATAATGAGCTTTACGGCTATAACCTGAATTTGCTCACCGAGCCGGAAATAGAAGATATAATAGAAAGTGCCGCGGAAGAGCTGGGCCGGCGGGCTTTTAAGGAAATCGTATTCTGCGGATACGGAGAACCGACCGCGAGGCTTGACGTAATATTGAAAGTGGCTGAAACCCTGAAAAAGTACGGCATACCTGTCAGACTGGACACGAACGGACAGGGGAACATGATAAACAAGTCTGATATTGTGCCCCGTCTCGAGGAGTATTTTGATGTTGTTTCGGTAAGCATGAATGCCTTCGACAGAGACAGCTATCTGCGGCTTTGCAGGCCCGACGCGGGCTATAAGGCCTATGATGCCGTAATGGAATTTATTACCAGAGCGGCCGAGTCAGATATGAATTGTGTTGTTACAGCGGTGGATTTCCCGGGAGTTGATATTGAGAAATGCAGGAATGCGGCTGAAAATATTCCGGATGTGGAATTTAAAGTAAGAAACTGGCAGCTGGATCCCCCTAATAATCCTCGAGTGTGA
- the metG gene encoding methionine--tRNA ligase — MGRKTFYITTAIDYVNQRPHLGTAYEKIGADVMARYKRKQGFDTFFLMGNDEHSANVANEAKKRGVDVLEYCREMSGEFRGVWKGLNISFDDFIHTTEERHVESVKRIFSRIDDAGYIYRGRYKGFYCESCEEFISGKDLVDGLCPKHKQEPKEIDEENYFFALKKFEAPLLEHIEKNPRFIRPEKRRNEIVNVIKGGLEDISVSRIGKDWGIPLPTDSRHVIYVWFDALTSYISALGYGRDGEMYEKYWPADIHVIGKDITRFHCIIWPAMLMAAGEPLPKSVFAHGFISLSGEKMSKTRGNVLDPEIIEGKFGTDGLRYLLMREVPFDRDGDISIDLLVNRYNAELANELGNLFSRTSSMIVKYLGGNVETGPFGPESALYKPLSEAFSEYIRFMDEMQFSRALDAFWRVIQRANRFIEEEKPWKLGGDESADEKLSEVFRQLLAVLKTAGVVLSPFMPDKMSEMLRGLGAEDLTLDSLPLDESGIKGLSKPDPLFPRIDKND; from the coding sequence ATGGGAAGAAAAACATTCTACATAACAACGGCGATTGATTATGTAAACCAGAGACCTCATCTGGGGACTGCCTATGAGAAGATCGGAGCCGATGTAATGGCCCGCTATAAACGAAAGCAGGGGTTTGACACCTTTTTCCTTATGGGAAATGATGAACACAGCGCCAATGTCGCCAATGAAGCGAAAAAAAGAGGTGTTGACGTACTGGAGTATTGCCGTGAGATGTCAGGGGAATTCAGGGGAGTGTGGAAGGGGCTGAACATATCCTTTGATGATTTTATACATACGACTGAAGAGAGGCACGTTGAAAGTGTAAAGAGAATTTTTTCCAGAATTGATGACGCGGGGTATATCTATAGGGGTAGATATAAAGGGTTTTACTGTGAATCATGCGAAGAATTCATAAGTGGAAAAGACCTGGTTGACGGTCTCTGCCCCAAGCATAAGCAGGAACCCAAAGAAATAGACGAGGAGAACTACTTTTTTGCTCTCAAAAAATTTGAAGCTCCCCTCCTCGAACATATCGAGAAAAACCCCCGGTTTATCCGTCCTGAGAAGAGGCGTAATGAAATAGTAAACGTGATAAAAGGAGGGTTGGAGGATATCTCCGTTTCGAGAATAGGGAAAGACTGGGGTATTCCGCTGCCGACTGACAGCAGGCACGTGATTTATGTGTGGTTCGACGCTCTGACAAGTTACATATCGGCTCTTGGTTACGGAAGAGACGGAGAAATGTACGAAAAATACTGGCCCGCCGACATTCATGTAATCGGAAAAGATATAACCAGATTTCATTGTATAATCTGGCCCGCGATGTTAATGGCCGCCGGAGAGCCGCTTCCTAAAAGCGTTTTTGCTCACGGATTTATCTCTCTTTCCGGTGAAAAAATGAGCAAGACGAGAGGCAACGTGCTGGACCCTGAGATTATTGAAGGAAAATTCGGAACAGACGGATTACGATATCTGCTGATGAGGGAAGTGCCTTTTGACAGGGATGGAGATATTTCAATCGATTTGCTGGTTAACCGATATAACGCGGAGCTTGCCAATGAGCTGGGCAATCTTTTCAGCAGAACTTCCTCGATGATCGTGAAATATCTGGGAGGTAATGTTGAGACGGGGCCCTTCGGCCCGGAATCGGCTCTTTATAAACCCCTTTCCGAGGCGTTTTCGGAATATATACGCTTTATGGACGAAATGCAGTTTTCAAGAGCACTGGATGCCTTCTGGCGGGTCATTCAGAGAGCGAACCGGTTTATCGAGGAGGAAAAACCCTGGAAACTGGGTGGAGACGAAAGCGCGGACGAAAAGTTGTCGGAAGTATTCCGTCAGTTGCTCGCGGTTCTTAAGACCGCGGGAGTGGTTCTTTCTCCGTTCATGCCGGATAAAATGTCGGAGATGCTAAGGGGGCTGGGGGCGGAAGATCTCACATTGGATTCCCTGCCGCTCGATGAATCCGGAATAAAAGGACTAAGTAAACCGGATCCGCTTTTTCCCAGGATTGATAAGAACGACTGA
- the ricT gene encoding regulatory iron-sulfur-containing complex subunit RicT yields the protein MNIQPPERVMEIVEVKFKSLRKELFLNAKQLYLKEGNYCIVEADRGEDIGIIMDIYTGRGEELKDIEKHILRHATDSDMKEIEEAHKKEDEALEICQQKVDEHKLPMKLVDVEWQFDGNKITFYFTSDKRIDFRELVRDLAAVFKTRIDLRQIGVRDEARRFDGVGMCGRRLCCSLFIKNFNPITLKMAKEQNLPLTPAKISGVCGRLMCCLAFELDEYKDFMKGIPKSGSNVRYKDKQYRVEKTNFFKRSVIMTDMDGETVEIPARSFLDESVEEDSAGEKKTTENTDNKKAE from the coding sequence ATGAATATTCAGCCCCCGGAGAGAGTTATGGAAATAGTCGAAGTCAAATTCAAATCTTTAAGGAAAGAACTGTTTCTTAACGCTAAACAGCTGTATCTGAAAGAGGGGAACTACTGTATAGTGGAAGCAGACAGGGGTGAAGATATTGGTATAATCATGGATATTTACACGGGGAGAGGTGAAGAGCTCAAAGATATTGAGAAGCATATCTTAAGACATGCAACTGACTCCGATATGAAGGAAATCGAAGAAGCCCATAAAAAAGAAGATGAGGCTCTCGAGATTTGCCAGCAGAAAGTGGATGAACATAAACTCCCAATGAAACTGGTTGATGTAGAGTGGCAGTTCGACGGGAACAAAATAACATTTTATTTTACTTCAGATAAAAGGATAGATTTCAGGGAATTGGTAAGGGATCTGGCCGCGGTTTTCAAAACACGGATAGACCTCCGCCAGATTGGAGTAAGGGATGAGGCCAGAAGGTTTGACGGAGTCGGGATGTGCGGGAGAAGACTCTGCTGTTCTCTTTTTATAAAGAATTTTAACCCGATCACGCTTAAGATGGCGAAGGAACAGAATCTTCCTCTGACGCCGGCAAAGATTTCGGGAGTTTGCGGCAGGCTGATGTGCTGTCTCGCCTTTGAACTGGATGAGTACAAGGATTTTATGAAGGGTATACCTAAAAGCGGCAGTAATGTCAGGTACAAGGACAAACAGTACAGAGTGGAGAAGACAAATTTCTTCAAAAGAAGCGTTATTATGACTGACATGGATGGAGAAACAGTGGAAATTCCGGCTAGGTCTTTTCTCGACGAGTCTGTTGAAGAAGATTCAGCCGGCGAGAAAAAGACAACTGAAAACACAGACAATAAAAAAGCAGAATAA
- a CDS encoding AAA family ATPase, with translation MDRIRSSSIDILKAARSIAKSQKRVSDLVTHMLEGEKLPSSMLFAGPEGSGKELMALYFAARINCSGDCFKEELSCPVCSKISRLEHPDVHLVYPLPYGSIEKSYPVVIESRREDFFNSGEFGRKARSIGIDLIRDVIEKASKHPFEGKKTLVIIYEAHLATIEAQNAFLKLLEEPPKSVVIILVTEFPDKLLPTITSRCYEVRFDYLSAADVESFLIENRGLKKEEAIKRAVLAEGNIRRAVRYGDKRFRGLVRKAERIVGLILDGEGRNITLETEALAVEYDREELAALLEEIARVFRILMKSDQKRGELQEAVLAELGRERIAGAKKRNIPADLEKIFKASENLSRNADVELTLLQLMLDLAGEWY, from the coding sequence ATGGATAGAATAAGGAGCTCCAGCATCGATATACTGAAAGCTGCAAGGTCGATAGCAAAATCACAAAAGAGAGTTTCGGACCTCGTTACTCACATGCTTGAAGGGGAGAAGCTTCCTTCCTCTATGCTTTTTGCCGGCCCGGAAGGATCGGGCAAGGAGCTCATGGCTCTATATTTCGCCGCCAGAATAAACTGTTCGGGAGATTGTTTTAAAGAGGAACTCTCCTGTCCGGTATGCTCTAAGATATCAAGGCTCGAACATCCTGATGTTCATTTAGTATACCCCCTTCCGTATGGATCGATAGAGAAATCATATCCCGTGGTTATTGAAAGTAGAAGAGAAGATTTCTTTAATAGCGGGGAATTCGGCCGCAAGGCCAGAAGCATTGGGATAGACCTTATTAGAGACGTGATAGAAAAGGCGTCGAAACACCCGTTCGAAGGAAAAAAAACATTGGTTATCATATATGAAGCTCATCTCGCCACTATAGAAGCCCAAAACGCTTTTTTGAAGCTTCTTGAAGAGCCTCCAAAATCAGTTGTAATAATTCTTGTGACAGAATTTCCCGATAAACTGCTGCCGACAATAACCTCGAGATGCTACGAAGTCAGGTTTGATTACCTGTCCGCCGCCGACGTGGAATCTTTTCTGATTGAAAACCGCGGTTTGAAAAAGGAAGAAGCCATCAAGAGAGCGGTTCTGGCGGAGGGAAATATCAGGAGGGCGGTAAGATACGGCGACAAGAGGTTCAGGGGCCTGGTAAGGAAAGCCGAACGGATCGTCGGATTAATCCTCGACGGGGAAGGAAGAAATATTACTCTTGAAACAGAAGCGCTGGCCGTAGAGTACGACCGTGAAGAGCTCGCGGCACTCCTTGAGGAAATCGCCAGAGTCTTTCGCATTTTAATGAAAAGTGATCAGAAAAGGGGAGAACTGCAAGAGGCGGTCCTAGCCGAACTGGGAAGAGAAAGAATAGCCGGGGCCAAGAAGAGGAATATACCAGCCGATTTAGAAAAAATATTCAAAGCGTCTGAAAATCTTTCCAGAAACGCCGATGTCGAACTGACCCTCCTCCAACTCATGCTTGATTTGGCGGGCGAGTGGTATTAA